In a single window of the Bos taurus isolate L1 Dominette 01449 registration number 42190680 breed Hereford chromosome 23, ARS-UCD2.0, whole genome shotgun sequence genome:
- the IL17A gene encoding interleukin-17A precursor, translating into MASMRTSSMSLLLLLSLVALVKAGVIIPQSPGCPPTEDKNFPQHVRVNLNIVNRSTNSRRPTDYHKRSTSPWTLHRNEDPERYPSVIWEAKCSHSGCINAEGKVDHHMNSVTIQQEILVLRRESQHCPHSFRLEKMLVAVGCTCVTPIVRHLA; encoded by the exons ATGGCTTCTATGAGAACTTCATCTATG TCACTGCTACTGCTTCTGAGTCTGGTGGCTCTTGTGAAGGCAGGAGTCATCATCCCACAGAGTCCAGGCTGCCCACCTACTGAGGACAAGAACTTCCCGCAGCATGTGAGGGTCAACCTAAACATCGTTAACCGGAGCACAAACTCCAGAAGGCCCACCGATTATCACAAGCGCTCCACCTCACCTTGGACTCTCCA CCGCAATGAGGACCCTGAGAGGTACCCCTCTGTGATCTGGGAGGCCAAGTGCAGCCACTCAGGCTGTATCAATGCTGAAGGCAAGGTGGACCATCACATGAACTCTGTCACCATCCAGCAAGAGATCCTGGTCCTCCGAAGGGAGTCTCAGCACTGCCCTCACTCCTTCCGGCTGGAGAAGATGCTGGTGGCCGTGGGCTGCACCTGCGTCACCCCCATTGTCCGCCATTTGGCTTAA